A window of the Brassica napus cultivar Da-Ae chromosome C5, Da-Ae, whole genome shotgun sequence genome harbors these coding sequences:
- the LOC106453352 gene encoding protease Do-like 7 gives MGDSLEMLGSEASMATETGIKSDFCLEIDPPLRETVATAEDWRRALDKVVPAVVVLRTTACRAFDTESASASYATGFIVDKRRGIILTNRHVVKPGPVVAEATFVNREEIPIYPVYRDPVHDFGFFSYDPSAVQFLSYEEIPLAPEAASVGLEIRVVGNDSGEKVSILAGTIARLDRDAPHYKKDGYNDFNTFYMQAASGTKGGSSGSPVIDWQGRAVALNAGSKTSSASAFFLPLQRVVRALSFLQKSIDLCTDKPKAVHIPRGTLQMTFVHKGFDEIRRLGLRTGTEQVVRHASPPGETGMLVVDSVVPRGPADKQLESGDVLVRVNGTVLTQFLNLENLIDDGVGQIVELEIERGGQPLTVNVSVQDLHSITPDHFLEVSGAIIHPLSYQQARNFRFPCGLAYVADPGYMLFRAGVPRHAIIKKVANEDISCLADLVSVLSKLSRGARVPLEYMSHTDRHRKKSVLVTIDRHEWYAPPQLYTRNDSTGLWDGKPAIELAAVSPPIGINGLPISQNIPLCHHDTDPMHEFRGVTDTAATMGASTGDGYQNDFGSEAKKQRVEDDSSDGTVANASLYGSELKSDDAMETDNTVLRDYEGATAFSANASLAERAIEPALVMFEVHVPPSCSLDGVHSQHFFGTGIIIYHSSSMGLAVVDKNTVAISASDVMLSFAAFPVEIPGEVVFLHPVHNYALIAYNPLAMGPAAASAIRAAELLPEPALQRGDSVYLVGLSRNLQATSRKSIVTNPCAALNIGSADSPRYRATNMEVIELDTDFGSSFSGALTDEQGRIRAIWGSFSTQIKYSSTTSEDHQFVRGIPVYAISQVLEKIITGGNGPALLINGIKRPMPLVRILEVELYPTLLSKARSFGLSDEWVQILVKKDPVRRQVLRVKGCLAGSKAENLLEQGDMVLAVDKMPVTCYNDIEAACLTLDKGTHSDENLNLTILRQGREMELVVGTDKRDGNGTTRVINWCGCVVQDPHPAVRSLGFLPEEGHGVYVTRWCHGSPANRYGLYALQWIVEVNGKKTPDLNAFADATKELEHGQFVRIRTVHLNGKPRVLTLKQDLHYWPTWELRFDPETALWRRNILQALK, from the exons ATGGGAGATTCGCTGGAGATGTTGGGATCAGAGGCATCAATGGCGACGGAAACTGGCATCAAATCCGACTTCTGCTTAGAGATCGATCCTCCCTTGAGAGAAACCGTCGCCACCGCCGAAGACTGGCGCCGCGCTCTCGACAAAGTAGTTCCCGCCGTCGTCGTGCTCCGCACAACGGCCTGCCGCGCTTTCGACACCGAATCCGCCAGTGCTAGCTACGCCACTGGGTTTATCGTCGATAAGAGGCGTGGGATCATCCTCACCAATCGCCACGTGGTTAAGCCAG GCCCGGTAGTTGCTGAGGCAACGTTTGTAAACCGAGAAGAAATCCCGATCTATCCTGTTTATAGGGATCCG gtccATGACTTTGGCTTCTTTTCTTATGATCCAAGTGCAGTACAGTTTCTGAGTTATGAAGAAATCCCCCTTGCCCCAGAGGCGGCTTCTGTTGGACTCGAGATTAGGGTTGTTGGCAATGACAGCGGAGAAAAG GTTTCTATACTGGCTGGTACTATTGCTCGGTTGGATAGGGATGCTCCACATTATAAAAA AGATGGTTATAACGACTTCAACACGTTTTACATGCAA GCAGCGTCAGGTACTAAAGGTGGATCAAGTGGTTCTCCAGTCATTGATTGGCAAGGCAGGGCGGTAGCCTTGAATGCAGGCAGCAAGACCTCTAGTGCATCAGCCTTCTTCCTACCACTTCAACGA GTTGTCAGGGCGTTGAGTTTCCTTCAGAAAAGTATCGACTTGTGCACAGATAAGCCAAAAGCAGTTCATATTCCCCGTGGTACGCTTCAG ATGACATTTGTTCACAAAGGCTTCGACGAGATACGGCGACTTGGTCTCAGAACCGGAACTGAACAG GTGGTTCGGCATGCATCTCCACCTGGGGAAACCGGAATGCTTGTTGTCGACTCTGTT GTGCCAAGAGGCCCTGCTGATAAACAGTTAGAGTCGGGAGATGTTCTTGTTCGTGTGAACGGCACA GTACTTACACAATTTCTAAACTTGGAGAATCTGATTGATGACGGTGTTGGCCAGATAGTTGAATTAGAAATCGAAAGGGGTGGACAGCCACTAACTGTTAATGTGTCG GTTCAGGATCTACACTCAATCACTCCAGATCATTTCCTGGAAGTAAGTGGTGCTATAATTCATCCGTTGTCTTATCAGCAG GCTCGTAACTTTCGTTTTCCTTGTGGCTTGGCGTACGTCGCGGATCCTGG ATACATGCTGTTTAGAGCTGGGGTCCCACGACATGCTATCATAAAGAAGGTTGCTAACGAGGATATTTCATGTCTAGCGGATTTAGTATCCGTCCTTTCAAAGCTCTCTAGGGGTGCTCGTGTTCCCTTGGAATATATGTCTCACACCGACCGTCATCGCAAGAAG TCTGTGTTAGTCACAATCGACCGTCATGAATGGTACGCTCCTCCACAGTTGTATACCCGTAATGACAGTACTGGCTTATGGGATGGGAAACCTGCTATCGAACTTGCTGCTGTTTCACCACCTATTGGTATTAATGGTTTGCCTATAAGCCAAAATATTCCTCTCTGCCATCACGATACAGACCCCATGCATGAATTTCGTGGGGTTACTGATACTGCGGCTACTATGGGAGCCTCTACTGGCGATGGTTATCAGAATGATTTTGGCTCAGAAGCAAAGAAACAAAGAGTGGAAGATGATTCTTCAGATGGAACTGTTGCAAACGCTTCCTTATATGGGAGTGAATTAAAATCTGATGATGCAATGGAGACAGATAATACGGTATTAAGAGACTACGAAGGTGCAACAGCATTTTCTGCTAATGCTTCATTGGCTGAACGTGCTATTGAGCCTGCTCTTGTCATGTTTGAG GTTCATGTGCCACCATCGTGCAGTCTTGATGGTGTACATTCCCAACATTTCTTTGGTACCGGCATCATTATTTATCATTCTTCGAGCATGGGACTTGCTGTGGTGGACAAAAACACTGTTGCCATTTCTGCATCTGATGTTATGTTGTCCTTTGCTGCTTTTCCAGTCGAGATTCCTGGAGAG GTGGTATTTCTTCATCCTGTTCACAACTATGCTCTGATAGCCTATAATCCATTAGCAATGGGTCCTGCCGCTGCTTCAGCCATTCGTGCAGCTGAGCTACTACCTG AACCTGCACTGCAACGTGGAGATTCAGTCTATCTTGTTGGATTGAGTAGAAACCTTCAAGCCACGTCAAGAAAATCTATTGTAACCAATCCATGTGCAGCGTTAAACATTGGGTCTGCTGATTCTCCCCGCTATAGAGCTACTAATATGGAAGTAATCGAGCTTGATACTG ATTTTGGTAGCTCATTTTCAGGAGCGCTGACTGATGAGCAGGGGAGGATTCGGGCCATTTGGGGAAGCTTTTCGACTCAG ATTAAATATAGTTCCACTACGTCAGAAGACCATCAGTTTGTCAGAGGTATCCCGGTATATGCGATCAGTCAAGTCCTTGAAAAAATCATAACCGGTGGAAATGGACCAGCTCTTCTCATAAATGGTATCAAAAGGCCAATGCCACTTGTTCGAATTTTGGAAGTTGAGTTGTATCCTACTTTGCTCTCAAAAGCCCGGAGTTTTGGTCTGAGTGATGAATGGGTCCAA ATCCTAGTCAAGAAGGATCCTGTTAGACGACAAGTTCTACGTGTTAAAGGCTGCCTGGCAGGGTCAAAAGCTGAAAATCTTCTAGAACAAGGCGACATGGTTCTGGCAGTCGATAAGATGCCAGTTACATGCTACAATGACATTGAAGCCGCTTGCCTAACATTGGATAAGGGTACCCACAGCGATGAGAATCTCAATCTAACAATCCTTCGACAG GGCCGAGAAATGGAGCTCGTAGTTGGAACTGATAAAAGAGATGGAAATGGAACTACAAGAGTGATAAACTGGTGCGGGTGCGTTGTTCAAGATCCTCACCCTGCGGTTCGCTCTCTTGGATTCCTTCCTGAGGAAGGTCATGGTGTCTATGTTACAAG ATGGTGTCACGGGAGTCCCGCAAACCGATATGGCCTCTATGCACTTCAATGGATCGTGGAAGTTAACGGGAAGAAGACTCCTGATCTAAACGCATTTGCAGATGCCACCAAG GAGCTAGAACACGGGCAGTTTGTGCGTATAAGGACCGTTCATCTTAACGGCAAGCCACGAGTGTTGACTCTAAAACAAGATCTCCATTATTGGCCAACTTGGGAGCTGAGGTTCGACCCAGAGACTGCTCTTTGGCGGAGAAACATATTGCAAGCCTTGAAATAA